The following coding sequences are from one Bacteroidales bacterium WCE2008 window:
- a CDS encoding deoxyuridine 5'-triphosphate nucleotidohydrolase, with product MKVKIVNKSRFASPAYATGLSAGMDLRADIDSPIVLGSLDRAMVPTGLYIALPAGFEAQVRPRSGLAAKKGISVLNSPGTIDADYRGEIRVILVNLSKEDFVIEPGERIAQMVIARHEHVEWDEVEVLDETERGEGGFGSTGVK from the coding sequence ATGAAAGTAAAGATCGTCAACAAATCCCGTTTCGCCAGTCCGGCCTATGCTACCGGACTTTCTGCAGGCATGGACCTGCGCGCTGATATCGACAGTCCGATCGTACTCGGATCGCTGGACAGGGCCATGGTCCCTACAGGACTGTATATCGCCCTTCCTGCCGGATTCGAGGCTCAGGTGCGTCCTCGCAGCGGCCTCGCAGCCAAGAAAGGTATCTCGGTGCTTAACTCTCCGGGTACCATAGATGCTGATTACAGAGGCGAGATACGGGTGATACTTGTCAATCTCTCCAAGGAGGATTTCGTCATAGAGCCTGGAGAGAGGATAGCCCAGATGGTGATTGCCAGACATGAGCACGTAGAATGGGATGAGGTCGAGGTGCTGGATGAGACTGAACGTGGAGAAGGAGGCTTCGGAAGCACCGGAGTAAAATAA
- a CDS encoding lipopolysaccharide export system permease protein has product MDLAPKKIDWYIFKRFMGTFVVALLLIIGIVIIFDISEKIDDFVSKKAPLHAIVFDYYLNFIPYFINMFSPLFVFITVIFFTSRMAANSEIIAILSCGISFHRMMRPYIAGAFLIAALSLSLNLWIIPRSNHDRHIFEEQYIKKRNSSAGRNVHYQISPGEFVYMESFSKWNNTGYKFSLERIENNRLVSKLSAETAAWDSTAGCWKLKKYFIRDYENGILKDNVRSGQQLDTVISLNVSDFYRNDKTVEELPAGALRQLVKTQKMRGDANVKISLIEEHTRMALPFSAFILTIMGVALSSKKKRGGIGWNLAIGIALSFSYILFLRFSQMFVYTGTLPPGIALWLPNVLYAFITAFLYKIAPK; this is encoded by the coding sequence ATGGACCTTGCACCAAAGAAGATAGACTGGTATATTTTCAAGAGATTCATGGGGACGTTCGTCGTCGCCCTCCTGTTGATAATCGGCATCGTCATCATTTTTGACATCAGCGAGAAGATTGATGATTTCGTATCGAAGAAGGCCCCTCTGCATGCCATCGTCTTCGATTATTATCTCAATTTCATACCGTACTTCATCAACATGTTCAGTCCGCTGTTCGTGTTCATCACGGTCATCTTCTTCACGTCGAGAATGGCGGCCAATTCGGAAATAATAGCGATCCTGTCCTGCGGTATCAGTTTCCACCGCATGATGCGGCCATACATCGCTGGAGCCTTCCTTATCGCGGCTCTTTCGCTTTCTCTGAATCTCTGGATAATACCCCGGTCCAACCATGACCGGCATATATTCGAAGAACAATATATCAAGAAGAGGAATTCTTCCGCCGGAAGGAATGTGCATTATCAGATATCCCCCGGAGAGTTCGTCTATATGGAATCTTTCAGCAAGTGGAACAATACCGGCTACAAGTTCTCCCTCGAGAGGATAGAGAACAACCGTCTCGTGTCCAAGCTTTCCGCCGAGACTGCGGCTTGGGACAGCACTGCCGGCTGCTGGAAGCTAAAGAAATATTTCATAAGGGATTATGAGAACGGTATCCTCAAGGACAATGTCCGTTCCGGACAGCAGCTGGATACGGTAATCAGCCTCAATGTCTCCGACTTCTACAGGAATGACAAGACCGTCGAAGAGTTGCCTGCAGGCGCTCTGCGGCAGCTCGTCAAGACGCAGAAGATGAGAGGAGATGCCAATGTCAAGATATCTCTCATCGAGGAGCATACCAGGATGGCATTGCCATTCTCGGCTTTCATCCTGACCATAATGGGAGTCGCCCTGTCTTCCAAGAAGAAGAGGGGAGGCATAGGATGGAACCTGGCCATAGGCATAGCCCTGAGTTTCTCGTATATATTGTTCCTGAGATTCAGCCAGATGTTCGTATATACAGGCACTTTGCCGCCGGGAATCGCTCTCTGGCTGCCGAATGTGCTATATGCCTTCATCACCGCATTCCTTTATAAAATCGCACCTAAATAA
- a CDS encoding tRNA-guanine transglycosylase has translation MKFEKIANDPGSSARCGVITTDHGQIETPIFMPVGTVGSVKGVYHRDLKEDIGAQIILGNTYHLYLRPGLDILKSAGGLHKFIGWDRPILTDSGGFQVFSLTGIRKLTPEGCTFSSHIDGSRHTFTPENNVDTQRIIGADIMMALDECCPGDADFRYAERSLELTQNWLERYLKRFDETEPLYGYSQTVFPIIQGCVYPELRKRAIDHAVKFDREGYAIGGLAVGEPTEKMYEMLELVCPMLPDDRPRYLMGVGTPANILEGIARGVDMFDCVMPTRNGRNGMLFTWNGIMNMRNKKWEDDFSPLDPSGASFVDHHYTKAYLRHLFIAGEMFAAMIASEHNLAFYLDLVRVARQHILAGDFAAWKDVTVKKLMTRL, from the coding sequence ATGAAATTTGAAAAGATAGCCAACGATCCTGGTTCTTCCGCAAGATGCGGAGTGATCACCACGGACCACGGCCAGATAGAGACTCCGATCTTCATGCCCGTCGGGACTGTGGGATCGGTGAAGGGCGTGTACCATAGAGATTTGAAGGAGGACATCGGGGCGCAGATAATTCTCGGCAATACATACCACCTCTACCTTCGTCCGGGCCTTGACATACTCAAGAGCGCCGGCGGTCTTCACAAGTTCATCGGCTGGGACCGCCCGATACTGACCGACAGCGGCGGCTTCCAGGTATTCTCCCTTACCGGCATCCGCAAACTTACCCCCGAGGGCTGTACTTTCTCTTCCCATATCGACGGCTCGAGACATACTTTCACCCCCGAGAACAATGTCGACACGCAGAGGATCATAGGTGCTGATATCATGATGGCGCTCGACGAATGCTGCCCGGGCGACGCCGACTTCCGGTATGCTGAGCGCTCTCTGGAACTTACCCAGAACTGGCTCGAACGCTATCTCAAGCGCTTCGACGAGACCGAGCCTCTCTATGGATACAGCCAGACCGTCTTCCCGATAATCCAGGGCTGCGTCTATCCGGAACTCCGCAAAAGGGCCATAGACCATGCGGTCAAATTCGACCGCGAGGGCTACGCCATCGGCGGACTTGCCGTCGGAGAGCCTACGGAGAAGATGTACGAGATGCTGGAACTCGTCTGCCCGATGCTGCCGGACGACCGTCCGAGATATCTGATGGGCGTCGGAACTCCGGCCAACATTCTCGAGGGCATCGCCAGGGGCGTCGACATGTTCGATTGCGTGATGCCGACCCGCAACGGCCGCAACGGCATGCTTTTCACATGGAACGGAATCATGAACATGCGCAACAAGAAGTGGGAGGACGATTTTTCTCCTCTCGATCCTTCGGGCGCGTCGTTCGTGGACCATCATTATACCAAGGCTTATCTGAGGCATCTTTTCATCGCAGGCGAGATGTTTGCAGCAATGATCGCCAGCGAGCATAACCTCGCGTTTTACCTTGACCTTGTAAGGGTGGCGCGGCAGCATATACTCGCCGGAGATTTCGCCGCTTGGAAAGACGTGACCGTCAAGAAGTTAATGACTAGATTGTAG
- a CDS encoding MFS transporter, NHS family, xanthosine permease: protein MKNNNITFRLIVMNFLEFAVWGAYLTSLGRYLGNIGLGAQIKWFFAMQGIVSIFMPTLMGILADRKIQAQKVLSLCHGLAGIFMIAAGIYCQKAVAGVSFAPLFALYSVSVAFFMPTIAIANSVAYNALAKAGKDPVKDYPPIRVFGTVGFICSMLATNFITVGGVSMQDSYTQLIASGLLSLVLCAYSLTMPECPTNKGKGGSIAEAFGLKAFTLFKDRQFAIFFIFSMLLGASLQITNGYANTFLGSFADTHPGAFAVKNSNALLAISQASETLCILLIPFFMKRFGIKKVMLIAMFAWVFRFGFFGAGTPDMPGVILFILSCIVYGVAFDFFNISGSLYVEQNAATEIRSSAQGVFMLMTNGLGATIGTLAAGAVVEACDVFNTPAKWADAWYIFAGYALVVGVLFAILFKDPEKMKKAA from the coding sequence ATGAAGAATAACAACATTACCTTCCGTCTGATTGTTATGAACTTCCTGGAGTTCGCAGTCTGGGGTGCATATCTTACCTCTCTCGGACGTTATCTGGGAAACATCGGTCTCGGAGCGCAGATCAAGTGGTTCTTTGCCATGCAGGGCATCGTCTCGATCTTCATGCCTACCCTTATGGGTATCCTCGCCGACCGTAAGATCCAGGCGCAGAAAGTACTCTCCCTCTGCCATGGTCTGGCAGGAATATTCATGATCGCGGCAGGAATCTACTGCCAGAAGGCCGTCGCCGGAGTATCGTTCGCTCCGCTTTTCGCCCTCTACAGCGTCAGCGTAGCCTTCTTCATGCCTACCATCGCAATTGCCAATTCAGTTGCCTACAACGCCCTCGCCAAGGCCGGAAAGGATCCTGTAAAGGACTATCCTCCAATCCGTGTCTTCGGTACTGTCGGCTTTATCTGCAGCATGCTCGCCACCAATTTCATAACGGTCGGCGGAGTATCGATGCAGGACTCATACACCCAGCTCATCGCATCCGGACTGCTCTCCCTCGTACTCTGCGCATACTCTCTTACCATGCCTGAGTGCCCTACCAACAAGGGCAAGGGCGGCTCTATCGCCGAAGCCTTCGGCCTCAAGGCCTTCACCCTCTTCAAGGATCGCCAGTTCGCCATATTCTTCATATTCTCGATGCTTCTCGGAGCTTCCCTCCAGATCACCAACGGATACGCCAACACATTCCTCGGTTCCTTCGCCGATACCCATCCGGGAGCATTCGCCGTCAAGAACTCCAATGCCCTTCTGGCTATCTCGCAGGCATCCGAGACTCTCTGTATCCTGCTGATTCCGTTCTTCATGAAGAGATTCGGCATCAAGAAAGTGATGCTTATCGCGATGTTCGCCTGGGTATTCCGCTTCGGATTCTTCGGAGCCGGCACCCCTGACATGCCGGGCGTGATCCTCTTCATCCTCAGCTGCATCGTCTATGGAGTAGCCTTCGACTTCTTCAACATCTCAGGTTCCCTCTATGTAGAGCAGAACGCAGCCACTGAGATCCGTTCCAGCGCCCAGGGCGTATTCATGCTTATGACTAACGGTCTTGGCGCGACTATCGGAACCCTCGCAGCAGGAGCCGTCGTAGAGGCATGCGACGTATTCAACACCCCTGCCAAATGGGCAGACGCGTGGTATATCTTCGCAGGATATGCACTTGTTGTAGGAGTCCTCTTCGCAATCCTCTTCAAGGATCCGGAGAAGATGAAGAAAGCAGCCTAA
- a CDS encoding peptidyl-dipeptidase Dcp, whose protein sequence is MNPLLKQSGAPFGAPEFDKFTKDDYLPAFEEAISLAKAEIDRIAAGPEPPTYENTIEALEYSGEALSKVEGIFFNLLEADGDDRMQEIAEEVSPKLTEYSLYVSMNRALFERVKAVRDGAGELDPTRRKLLDETYRSFTRSGAALPEEQRAEFGKLMEELSLLELRFSNNLLAATNAFEMVLGREEDLDGLPEYVREGAAEAAKEKGKSGWLFNLQFPSFSPFMKYSTRRDLREKMWRAYNSRALGGPHDNTALIKRIVGLRAKVAGMLGFGTYAAYALEPRMAKNRETVEKFLGELTEPALPVARKEVAELEAYARSKGFEGGMMPWDFSYWAEKCKKEKYDIDDQLLKPYFQLEKCIDAVFGLATKLYGITFRQRTDIPVYHPDVKVYDVKDENGAHLALFYADFFPRATKRGGAWMTEFRGQYMRGGEDFRPFISIVTNFSKPTPGKPSLLTHSELETFLHEFGHSLHGMLSRGRYPSLCGTNVARDFVELPSQIMENWAYEPEYLDSFARHYETGETLPREYIEKIRSAKNFLSGYYHIRQLQFGIVDMAWHTLTSVPEEDVESFEKRVLGPVATLPHVEGSAVCPSFSHIFAGGYSAGYYSYKWAEVLEADAFSLFSEKGIFSREVASSFRRNILEKGSSEEESVLYKNFRGHDPAPEALLKKLGIISD, encoded by the coding sequence ATGAACCCATTGCTGAAGCAGTCGGGAGCTCCTTTCGGGGCCCCGGAATTCGATAAGTTTACCAAGGATGATTATTTGCCGGCGTTCGAGGAGGCGATAAGCCTCGCGAAGGCTGAGATCGACCGGATTGCGGCTGGTCCGGAGCCTCCTACGTATGAGAATACGATCGAGGCCCTGGAGTATTCCGGGGAGGCTTTGTCGAAGGTTGAGGGGATATTCTTCAATCTGCTGGAGGCTGACGGGGACGACCGGATGCAGGAGATAGCGGAGGAGGTTTCTCCGAAGCTTACCGAATACAGTCTCTATGTATCTATGAACCGGGCTCTTTTCGAGAGAGTCAAGGCGGTCCGGGATGGCGCCGGAGAGCTTGATCCGACTCGCAGGAAGCTGCTGGACGAGACCTACAGGTCGTTTACCCGCAGTGGTGCGGCTCTTCCAGAGGAGCAGCGTGCGGAGTTCGGGAAGCTGATGGAAGAGCTCTCTCTGCTGGAACTCCGTTTCAGCAACAACCTGCTTGCAGCGACCAACGCTTTCGAGATGGTGCTGGGCAGGGAGGAGGACCTCGACGGGCTGCCGGAGTATGTCCGGGAGGGCGCTGCCGAGGCCGCGAAGGAGAAAGGAAAGTCCGGCTGGCTGTTCAATCTCCAGTTCCCGAGTTTTTCTCCTTTCATGAAATACAGCACCCGCAGGGACCTGCGCGAGAAGATGTGGCGGGCCTATAATTCCCGTGCCCTGGGCGGTCCTCATGACAATACGGCCCTTATCAAGAGAATTGTCGGACTGAGGGCGAAAGTCGCCGGCATGCTGGGTTTCGGGACTTATGCGGCTTATGCGCTCGAACCGAGGATGGCCAAGAATAGAGAGACTGTCGAAAAGTTCCTCGGCGAGCTGACCGAGCCTGCTCTTCCGGTCGCCCGGAAGGAAGTCGCAGAGCTGGAGGCATACGCCCGTTCGAAAGGTTTCGAGGGCGGGATGATGCCGTGGGATTTCAGCTATTGGGCGGAGAAATGCAAGAAAGAGAAATACGATATAGACGACCAGCTGCTGAAGCCTTATTTCCAGCTGGAGAAGTGCATCGATGCCGTCTTCGGACTGGCTACAAAGCTCTACGGAATCACATTCCGGCAGAGGACCGACATCCCTGTCTACCATCCGGACGTAAAGGTCTATGATGTCAAGGACGAGAACGGAGCGCATCTCGCTTTGTTCTATGCCGACTTCTTTCCTCGCGCCACAAAGAGGGGCGGGGCCTGGATGACCGAGTTCCGGGGCCAGTACATGCGCGGGGGAGAGGATTTCCGGCCTTTCATAAGCATTGTCACCAATTTCTCGAAGCCGACTCCGGGAAAGCCGTCGCTGCTGACGCACTCCGAGCTTGAGACTTTCCTCCATGAATTCGGCCACTCGTTGCATGGAATGCTCTCGCGCGGCCGCTATCCTTCGCTCTGCGGGACCAACGTCGCCCGCGACTTCGTCGAGCTGCCGTCCCAGATCATGGAGAACTGGGCCTATGAACCGGAATATCTGGATTCATTCGCCCGCCACTACGAGACAGGGGAGACTCTCCCGCGGGAGTACATAGAAAAGATCCGCTCCGCCAAGAATTTCCTGTCGGGCTACTACCATATCCGCCAGCTTCAGTTCGGTATCGTGGACATGGCATGGCACACCCTGACCTCCGTCCCTGAAGAGGACGTGGAATCCTTCGAGAAGAGGGTCCTCGGCCCTGTGGCGACTCTGCCGCATGTCGAAGGTTCAGCCGTATGTCCTTCGTTCAGCCATATATTCGCCGGGGGCTACAGCGCCGGCTACTACAGCTACAAATGGGCCGAAGTGCTCGAGGCCGACGCTTTCTCGCTTTTCAGCGAAAAGGGCATCTTCAGCCGCGAAGTCGCATCGTCGTTCCGCCGGAATATCCTGGAGAAGGGCTCATCCGAGGAAGAGTCCGTACTATACAAAAACTTCCGGGGCCATGATCCGGCACCGGAAGCTCTATTGAAAAAATTAGGGATAATTTCCGATTAG
- a CDS encoding single-strand DNA-binding protein has protein sequence MEQFNRIEIRGLIGNVRLANAQNKTGANFTIATNYAYKDKDGVPVIDTMWFSVVAWEGKNIKDLHKLGAGLPIEVTGRVRSRTYTSSDGEERRIHEVVASKITFIDPETTLAPSMY, from the coding sequence ATGGAACAGTTCAACAGAATCGAAATCAGAGGTCTGATCGGGAATGTCAGACTTGCAAACGCCCAGAACAAGACTGGAGCAAACTTCACTATCGCTACCAACTATGCCTATAAAGACAAGGATGGGGTCCCTGTAATAGACACTATGTGGTTTTCGGTAGTCGCCTGGGAAGGAAAGAACATAAAGGATCTCCATAAGCTGGGAGCCGGCCTTCCGATTGAAGTGACCGGAAGAGTCCGTTCCAGGACCTACACTTCCAGCGACGGCGAAGAAAGAAGAATCCATGAGGTCGTAGCCAGCAAGATCACGTTCATAGATCCGGAAACGACCCTTGCTCCATCCATGTATTGA